In the Gopherus flavomarginatus isolate rGopFla2 chromosome 23, rGopFla2.mat.asm, whole genome shotgun sequence genome, gaaacataattctctaaccaccTGTATCCCActacctaattaacttacacctagcaaaattaattatacagcagacaaaaacaattagagaaccagactgattaacattgtaaagcggtggccataaagataaaagaatacaaaaatgaaagtttcacaaccacaagcattgagaggtgatttcttgccaaaccaggctgctatcaaactaagttttctgtaaccatcttaagatctgtttctttatctggtagtgctgggcactatcaggacaggatcatcttcctaacagcccaatagcaccttatttcagtgtgacggtttgggatgtgaggatgtgaccctttgcttcccagcttatggctgctcctgctgcttagtcaaaggccttagcctaaggacAAGGCCTCAGATTGTCACGGttagagaaggcccttacaaatacagacagtgattttgattctttgttttcatactcctATAAGTAGCTCAGTGATAAAAATACCCCTAAGTTCTTAAACTATAGGCTTGACAGGCAgacctgaatatctctattctaacagtgggttctgtcccttatcccattctgtgcctgtcttgtatatttagattgtaaattcttcagggcatgggccatctactattctgtgtttgtacttgtcctagcacaatggggacccactgttagttgctccttagcactaatgtaatgaatatgatttataatcataATAACTATCCTGCCtctttgagccaaggaagctggccttgggatgttactgcttaacaatgagctgggggttaaaaccatggactattctttgtgacaagtatcccacaaattccactgacctccctggttttctttgcctgcagtagggtttccagtttccaaacctgatgtgatctcccaggtggaacaaggggaagagccgtgggttccAGACCTCCGTggctctgagaaagaagtgcttccaagagctgcctgcacaggtgaggacttgATTAAACCAACTGtgtgggaatgcaggaaacatttggggtgccctacaaagaccctgtgagctctccaagttcagaattgttccctgcagatgtggaatcattatggcagatgtcactcatggcttccctcctattctgaCTGACAACTGACAGCAGGTCACTCCCCGAGCTCACTTTCCTCCGAGTGTTCTCGTGAGATGCAGACCgaaactgatcccttcctctcgcctctggggaaggtttgggggaaaatcagctcctgataggtttgaCCTCTCCCACACATGttttggattgttcatccctttttccattcctctctctgagattttctttctttccggtgcaggtagtgacctgtgtctggattctctctgtctcccatcaggtgatgggatggtgagtgagaataaggaggagaaaccccatcaggaagatgctgagcgaaGAGAAGCACATGGAATGTTATCAGGAATATCCAAAGAgaatgtttccaggagttgtgcactcccagaaaaacctaaagcctgtgagactcagggGAGGCCAGAGGGAAACTTTAGTAGCCTCTCAGACCTTATAACAAGCGGcagaatcaacttggaagagacaCACTGCaggtgccatgagtgtgggaaaagcttttatCGGCGCTCACaacttatcagacatcagagaatccacacaggcaaGTTGCCCTacacatgcactgagtgtgggaaaagctttcgTTGGCGCTCACACCTTAtcggacatcagagaatccacacaggagagacgccctacacgtgcactgagtgtgggaaaagcttcaatcagaggtcaaaccttatcacacatcgtaggatccacacaggagagacgccttacacatgcactgagtgtgggaaaagcttcagtcagtgcTCTCCCCTGAACagacatcgtagaatccacacaggagaaacgCCCTACatatgctctgagtgcgggaaaaccttcagtcAGTGCTCTACCCTGaacacacatcgtagaatccacacaggagagacgccttacacatgctctgagtgcgggagaAGCTTTAATCGGAGCTCACACCTTAtcggacatcagagaatccacacaggagagaagccttACACGTGCactgaatgtgggaaaagcttcatttggagctctaccctgaacacacatcgtagaatccacaccggagagacgccctacacatgctctgtgtgtgggaaaagcttcagtcagcgctcaaaccttatcacacatcagagaatccacactggagagacgCCTTACATGTGCACttagtgtgggaaaagcttcaatcggagctctaccctgaacacacattgtagaatccacacaagggagatgCCCTACATatgctctgagtgcgggcaaAGCTTCAATCAGTGCTCAAGGCTCATTAGACATTAGAATATGCACAGGAGAGAGAATTGTAATAAATCCCTTGACTAGGGTTggcaaaaatgaatttttttttaaaatcacattagttaattcccacatagtgatttttgcatcatCTTCACCGTGGTATCTCAGCTCTGTTGattactgattactctcgcccctcgctccaccgatatgatcacaaggtgcccgttatctaccgggtaataaatgttggaatagggcggaggctcgatcactggatgtcctcgggaggggtgacaagtgccccgaaggtagcaatggggataacacaAACAATCAGTcatggggttaaaattgagggtttattgaatgggtcacaagtgaggatgaggaacaacttaatactagttacaacctgggcttacaatataataccagaacaaataataaaaatactgcaattacaaacagaagctgaccctggtacctctctaggtcccagtagttatacaggtccttccaagggttagtaagggtgctgttggtgctattattaagcataaatgcaattactcatctaaataaaaaaaatgcaataagacagttaaagattgccaTGAGATTTTGGTCAaccccccttgcgttcaaggtttcctggtcaacgggtttcccctagcaggagccttggggcggctgggatCGGCTTttgtctccggcttacaacacgattacaggctcagttagctAGCAGAGATAACaaaattagcagctaggcatactcacacacaaaccacaaaagtttcatcatcaccggcagacgggtaggcttctgagaacacgtaGCTGAGGGAgacttcgagttgatcaggctcggttacaggTACAGCTTTTTGcgttttctccctgcccactgcttgcacggtgggcaatttataagggtaatgacatgttcagttttttggccaggtttctcctaattaggagatttacaggtgcctcgttaccaccctcgggggagggaggggttcctggaaatggctgaccacaaaatctGCCAAGCCCCAATGGTAACTTTCGGAAATGTttctcgcttgagagtacgtgcatgctcgtttcctgaacatggaagccagggcaaaagctgcttaggtcttttttctttttttcttttttttttctttttttcttagctcagaagggaccaatatgatcatctagtctgacctcctgcacaaggcaggccacagagccccacccatccacttttataacaacccctaacccaggaccgagttattgaaatcctcaaaattggtttgaagacctcaagctgcagagaatccaccagcaagcgacccgtgccccatgctgcaggggaaggcgaaaaacctccagggcccctgccaatccgccctggaggaaaattccttcccgaccccaaatatggcgatcagctaaaccctgagcatgtgggcaagactcaccagccagcacccaagaaggaattctctgcaggaactcagttcccatcccgtCCAACAtttccccgcagaccattgagcagtcCTATCTTGGtagtaatccaagatcaattgcccaaattaacaatcctatcataacatcccctccatatacttatcaagctttgtcttaaagccagaaaagtcttttgcccccactacttcccttggaaggctgttccagaacttcactcccctaatggttagaaaccttcatctaatttcaagtctaaacttcctaatatccagtttatacccattcgtcctcgtgcctacattattactaaacttaaataattcctctgccTCCCTAaggttaacccccctgatatatttatatagagcaagcatatccccccgcagccttcttttggccaggctaaacaagccaagctctttgagtctcctttcataaggcagtttttccattcctcggatcatcctagtagcccgtctctgaacctgttccagtttgaattcatccttcttgaacatgagacaccagaactgcacacagtattccagatggggtctcaccaacaccttgtataatggtactaacacctccttatccttgctggaaatacctctcttgatgcatcccaaaattgcatttgcttttttaacagccgtatcacattggcgactcatagtcatcctgctatcaaccaataccccaaggtccttctcctcctctgtcgcttccaactgatgcgcccccaacgtatgtctaaaattcttattattaatccctaagtgcatgaccttgcacatttcactattgtatttcatcctatttctattactccagtttacaaggtggttcagatcttcctgaatagtatccctgtccttctccatgttagcaatactccccagctttgtatcatccgcaaactttattagcacattccagctctttgtgccaaggtcagtaataaaaaagttaaataagattggtcccaaaaccgatccttgagggactccactagtgacctccttccagcctgacagttcacctttcaatacgacccgctggagtctcccctttaaccagttccttatccaccttacaactttcatattcatccccatcttttccaatttgactaacagttccccatgtggaactgtgtcaaacgccttactgaaatctaggtaaattacaTCTAcctcatttcctttatctaagtaatccgtcaccttctcaaagaaggagatcagattggtttgacacgatctacctttagtaaatccgtgttgcaatttgtcccaattaccattgacctctatgtccttaactactttctcccttaaaattttttccaagacctttcatactacagacgtcaagctaacaggcctataattacccggatcacttttattccctttcttaaaaataggaactacattagcaatcctccagtcatacggcacaacccctgagtttatcgattgcttaaaaattctcgctaacgggctcgcaatttcacgcaccagttcctttaatatcctcggatggagattgtccgggccctccgatttcgtcccattaagctgttcaagtacggcctctacctcagttgcggtaatatccacttccatatccacattcccgtttatcatccctccatcatcgctagactcctcactagtcgtattaaaactgaggcaaagtacttatttacatgttgggccatgcctaggttatccttaacctccattccatcctcagtgtatagcggccccacttcttctttctttgttttcttcttatttatgtggctgtagaaccttttactattggttttgattccctttgcaaggtccagttcaatgcggcttttagccttcctcactttatccctacatcttctgacctcagcaaggtagcttcccttactgatcctgcctttcttccactccctgtaagctttctgcttttttctaatcccctctttgagttgcttgctcatccagtttggcctacaactcctgcccatgttttttttcccctttcttgggatgcaggcttccgacagtctccgcagctgcgacttaaagtaattccaggcctcctctgcatttaaatcCTCAAGTttctccgtccaatccacttccctaactaatttccttaactctttaaaattagccctcgagaagtcgaaaaccctaatcccagacctacatttgtttatccttccatctagtttgaactgaatcagctcatgatcactcgaaccaaggttgtcctctaccaccatttcttctacgaggtcctcactgctcaccaacaccaaatctaaaatggcatcccctctcgtagggtacttcaactacttgatgaagaaatccatccgctatcacatccagaaaaacctGGCCCCTATTAtgcttgcaagcactcgtcctccagtctatatccgggaagttgaagtcccccataatcacacatttcccctttgtgttcacttcattaaagacattaaagaggtctctatccatatccagatcagatcccggtggtctataacacactccaagcactatctcaggggaagctctagttgcttttttacccagtttgatttttgcccagacagactctgtcttatccattccatcacttcttatttcactacagttaatctcatcattgatgtacaaggctactccaccatctttgcctttcttcctgtcttttctaaacagcacatagccttcaatacccgtgctccagtcatgagtactattccaccaggtttcggtaatccctataatatccagtttcacttcctgcaccagtagctccagttcctccatcttgttaccaaggctcctcgcattagtgtacagacattttaattttcggtgtttggcgtcagtgacattctttcccccgtcgtgcacagaccttctaccagcagcatcacccgttactctgatttctactccactattcctccttggatcaattccttggtccgcaagggtatcccctctcactttgtttacttccctctccaggttatattccggcatggagatctcctgaacatctcccaaccatctcccccaacttcctagtttaaagctctcttgataaggtcggcgagcctccatcctagaattctatttccctccttgcttagatgaagtccatcctgagcgaacagttgtctatccgtaaacgcttcccaatgaccgtacatcccaaagccctgcttataacaccactgcctgagccatctgttgatcgccataatcttgtcactccttcgtcaccccgctctaggaactggcagaatcccactgaagatcacctgagcctcgatttctttgagcgtcttccccagtctggcatagtcctccttgatacagtccagcgagtaactagccgtatcattcgttcctacatgaaggataatcaacggattctttcccgctcccgctaagatcgtattcagcctcaggtccacatcctgtatcttggcccctggcagacagcacacccttctgttctcccaatcaggtctagttacaggcctgtctactcttctcagtaaagagtcaccaatcacgtagacttgccttttcctggtgacagtgcgattCTACGGTCTATCCCCACACCAGCTGGCTgcaattcctctcgatttgtattcgcccttacaatcctcctagggctcgtacttggtgCCGCCTCCatcgactcctcccctccttgtgcaggactagctgctggcctcttcttcctcgccctttctccttcagcagcctgctgtgctccatcttcatttcccaacttagcaaacctgttcctgagttctagttctccatcgctggcccgtctttcctctgcctggttctcctaaaACATGCTCCTGTGCCCTGGGCTCCATGTGAACGTTATGCCTATACCTGAGATTCATCGTCCGACTCGCCGTCCCCTTCTACAAGAGGGCATGTGTTGGGGGAAGAGGCAATGTAGGCCTACCCGATAACACGATGGACGCAGGCTTTTAAGCAGGCACAGCCAAGGCAGAGCAGGATACACCCGACCAGGAGGGAGACAAGGAGAGATTGGAAATAAGCCTTGTAGGCCCCGAGACCCAACCAATCGAGCCAGGACCAAAATTGGAAGGTCTCCCTGGACTCACGCATGGCGGTTCCTAAAGCCCTGAGGTTATTAATTACTTCCGTTAAGTTTCCAGATACAGAAGAAACAGAGACACAACACTTATCCTTAAACTGTGGGTACATGGTTATGAGGGTCTCAtaaaaatcccgtgattgcagcaaaaattgtatcattaatcgGTTCTGGAAAGAataatctgataattctgttagcTGTtgattaactaaattaaaacctTTTGCGGTGGTATTTGCCCGCGTTTCAATAGCCagtgattggaataatacttgctcacgtaATAACAGATATCCAACAGGGTtaaatgagaccactgaagaCACTACAGAGGACAGTGCACCCTTTGCCTTTTCCCACCAACCCCAGGAACGTCGAACCCGTCCGACTGAGTTGGGATGCCAGGTCTTAACATAAATACCACCCCCTTTTATTAGGATAGCGCCAATGGTACATATACCTCTAGGGTTAGGGGGGAGCGCCGTATAGGCTGCCTCGCCACACAGCCAAAAGTGACCGGGTCTGGGGGACcaaggggaaaaggcagagttCTGGTAGgccgagcctcccttaaaaactaacttttTAATGTGGCTGCGGGATAGATATATGTGTTTGAGGGGCTGATAGAATTTTTTGCCGCTATAAGTGATGCCGCCGGACCCAATTTTCCGGCCACGGCTACCCCATAAAATGGGGGATGGGGACGTACAATTGAAAATAGGGCTGGTGGCTGTCACATTTCCGTCTAcaagctgccactgggaacaattggggtaggTCCCAACCCAAATGGTTTCTGTTCGATTATttcccaaaaaggcccaacagtgggatgccatgTGCCTTTCCccgggtgacaaggggagtgggcccatacgacgtaccctagtttcattaaaaatagaaaaaacaaggggggaaatggggtcaaaaagatcgtttgtgcaacctgtccattgtacggtggggagccactgagcaaagggggaagagCAATTAAGGGGACCATTAATGCTACTAAAATTAAACACTaaaggcaataaatcaaacaaaggtcTATTTACTgacagcctattggaacatgcaaggcagttatcaggggtcagtgaggataagtcgatgtttcctcccaggacttcctggatccaataggctgcgaaCATAAGCTGATGGGTATTTTCGCCCGCGGGATACGGATGTCCCAGGTTCAGCAGATCTGGGCCCTTCTGGTCGTCATCCTGGCTTCCCGCCGCTATAGCGAGCTGCAAGACAAAGCAGAAGGcagccttattggcccccgttagttcacTCCTGATTCGGAAcgtttgcttatccagttatggtgGCCCAAGGTGTGATTGCCCTGGACATCTACAACCGTATCGGTGTTGGGATACTTACCCGCAGTTACAATTTGTGCAGtgtagggttctcggtgacctgaggcctgtggctcagccacccagacaagTTGGTCAGGGTGATATACGGGcggtccaggggcctctaggcctggggctgattttaggccaacgagaatagtttgcattgagggAGATAAGAACCTGTGGTAATAgcgcactccaacccttatagtcaacGTTGGGGTtgactgaacgtatcatggttttcagaaccccgattttccgctctacaacgcCATTACTTTCAGGgtgatattttaagtgaatatgaagggaggcccccccatcccaacacCAATGCTTGGAAACGCTTACTGGTAAAAGGAGGTcccccatctgcttgaacttcggagggaaCACTCCATGCCGCGGCCACCTGTTGCAGCACCCCAGCCATGGCTGCAGCCATGATGGTATTCAGGGGGATGCAGTGAGTTTGATGGGAGCCCAAATCCACCACTACAAGAGCCTTCGGGTGGC is a window encoding:
- the LOC127039631 gene encoding LOW QUALITY PROTEIN: gastrula zinc finger protein XlCGF7.1-like (The sequence of the model RefSeq protein was modified relative to this genomic sequence to represent the inferred CDS: substituted 1 base at 1 genomic stop codon), with translation MVSENKEEKPHQEDAERREAHGMLSGISKENVSRSCALPEKPKACETQGRPEGNFSSLSDLITSGRINLEETHCRCHECGKSFYRRSQLIRHQRIHTGKLPYTCTECGKSFRWRSHLIGHQRIHTGETPYTCTECGKSFNQRSNLITHRRIHTGETPYTCTECGKSFSQCSPLNRHRRIHTGETPYICSECGKTFSQCSTLNTHRRIHTGETPYTCSECGRSFNRSSHLIGHQRIHTGEKPYTCTECGKSFIWSSTLNTHRRIHTGETPYTCSVCGKSFSQRSNLITHQRIHTGETPYMCTXCGKSFNR